In Geotalea uraniireducens, one genomic interval encodes:
- a CDS encoding metalloregulator ArsR/SmtB family transcription factor, whose translation MNPEQGIAIMKALADQSRLAIVKSLLERSQYVEELARRHALAPSTVSFHLRKLEQAGLIRSRKEQYYVIVEANEAIFDTTLREIVAALPGGDELQDGRMAEYRRKVLESFFRHGRLEKLPTQQKKRLIVLEQFARNFEPGRRYSEAEVTGLIMPLFDDYCTIRRLLVDEGMIRRDGSAYWRESASGDRAEPAALPPQRQKGAAAMGKESKRTEIKRVYKQNRPEMGIYQLRNRANGKIFVESSPNLEGTRNSRLFQLRMGTAVFNRELQEDVRRDGADSFEFSVLEVLEKPAAGEDPERLLAALELQWLEKLQPFDERGYNNARKYQRDRERLRTRNGEN comes from the coding sequence ATGAATCCCGAACAAGGCATCGCCATCATGAAGGCCCTGGCGGACCAGTCCCGGCTGGCCATCGTCAAATCGCTTCTCGAACGGTCCCAGTACGTGGAGGAGCTTGCCAGGCGGCACGCCCTCGCGCCGTCGACCGTCTCCTTCCACCTGCGCAAGCTGGAACAGGCGGGCCTCATTCGCAGCCGCAAGGAACAGTACTACGTCATCGTCGAGGCGAACGAGGCCATCTTCGACACCACCCTGCGGGAGATCGTCGCGGCGCTGCCGGGCGGCGACGAACTGCAGGATGGGCGGATGGCCGAGTACCGGCGCAAGGTGCTGGAGTCCTTCTTCCGTCATGGCCGGCTGGAGAAGCTGCCGACACAGCAGAAGAAACGGCTCATCGTCCTGGAACAGTTCGCCCGCAATTTCGAGCCCGGGCGGCGCTACAGCGAAGCGGAAGTCACCGGGCTGATCATGCCGCTGTTCGACGACTACTGCACTATCCGGCGGCTGCTGGTGGACGAAGGAATGATCCGCCGCGACGGCAGCGCCTACTGGCGGGAAAGCGCGTCGGGCGACCGGGCGGAACCGGCGGCGCTGCCGCCGCAACGGCAGAAAGGGGCGGCAGCGATGGGCAAGGAGAGCAAACGGACCGAAATCAAGCGGGTCTACAAACAGAACCGGCCGGAGATGGGGATTTACCAGCTCCGAAACCGGGCGAATGGCAAGATCTTCGTCGAAAGCAGCCCGAACCTGGAAGGGACGCGCAACAGCCGGCTGTTCCAGCTCCGGATGGGAACGGCCGTCTTCAACCGGGAACTGCAGGAGGATGTGCGGCGCGACGGCGCCGACAGCTTCGAGTTTTCCGTCCTCGAAGTCCTGGAGAAGCCGGCGGCCGGCGAAGACCCCGAACGGCTGCTCGCCGCGCTGGAGCTGCAGTGGCTGGAGAAGCTGCAGCCGTTCGACGAACGCGGCTACAACAACGCCCGGAAGTA
- a CDS encoding GSU3473 family protein, protein MFINVIYTDKTVGKVPTEQLEQLIQAGRICAFRRESGWVDVSQDRIRGRGTVAGYRGPERRRAPDAPAPVTGAAGR, encoded by the coding sequence ATGTTTATCAACGTGATTTACACCGACAAGACCGTTGGCAAGGTGCCGACGGAGCAGCTGGAGCAGCTGATCCAGGCGGGGAGAATCTGCGCCTTCCGGCGGGAAAGCGGCTGGGTCGATGTCAGCCAGGACCGGATCAGGGGGCGCGGGACGGTGGCCGGCTACCGCGGTCCGGAACGACGGCGGGCACCGGACGCTCCGGCGCCGGTCACCGGCGCGGCCGGCAGATGA
- a CDS encoding DUF1269 domain-containing protein, producing MSELIVAGFKGEFAAEEVLLNLFKLEQVHLVDLEDAAVAARKPDGTVRIRHSNVLVGADASVGSEVGLLIGTLLLNPLMCTLIGGLVGAAMGGATRTLEHIGVQEEFINDIAETLKPNSSALFILIRRSLPDKVIEELARFKGKIVRTSLSPKKEAELKNILLENVSLKKGPVPPSS from the coding sequence ATGAGCGAATTGATCGTAGCGGGATTCAAAGGCGAATTTGCGGCGGAAGAGGTCCTTCTCAATCTGTTCAAGCTGGAACAGGTCCATCTGGTCGATCTCGAGGATGCCGCCGTGGCAGCGCGGAAGCCGGACGGCACGGTGAGGATCCGGCACAGCAATGTCCTGGTCGGGGCCGACGCCTCGGTCGGCAGCGAGGTGGGGCTGTTGATCGGCACCCTGCTGCTGAACCCGCTGATGTGCACGCTGATCGGCGGCCTGGTCGGCGCCGCCATGGGGGGGGCGACCAGGACGCTTGAGCATATCGGCGTCCAGGAAGAGTTCATCAACGATATCGCCGAAACGCTCAAGCCGAACAGTTCGGCCCTCTTCATCCTGATCCGCAGGTCGCTCCCCGACAAGGTGATCGAAGAGCTGGCCCGCTTCAAGGGGAAGATCGTGCGGACCTCCCTGTCGCCGAAAAAGGAAGCGGAATTGAAGAACATCCTCCTGGAGAACGTTTCGCTGAAGAAGGGGCCGGTGCCCCCCTCGTCCTGA
- a CDS encoding metallophosphoesterase family protein: MMTSRPATAKALVAALTLAGLSLAGCGSSDSSTATTPATTQFVFTSDAHYGIKRPAFNGYSSGFQVNGAMIGAMNTMSDVTFPCTDGGVSACQQVGPVDFVVEGGDIANRSEGATNHQTAAVSWAQFKADYIDGLTLKNKNGQQSPLFIVPGNHDVSNAIGFYKAPLDTAAGLDATSYVQIYNLMMKPASELTNAAFAGATPSFATAAASYAQDRIFYSKDINGVHFIFITMWPDSTARAWMDSDLARVGADTPVVLFTHDQPDIETKHLTNPNGSHDINATDQFENLVTDQSQDTDTNGNMTVDAPSTTEQRALVAWLKTHRNIVAYFHGNDHINGAFTYTGPDNDIALKVFSVDSPMKGTVSKTDPSQLIYKVVSVDAAAKKMTVRDYLWNMKRWGASTTIDLTPRSN; the protein is encoded by the coding sequence ATGATGACTTCTCGTCCCGCCACAGCGAAAGCACTCGTCGCCGCCCTGACCCTCGCCGGCTTGTCCCTGGCCGGCTGCGGCAGCTCCGATTCGTCCACCGCCACCACCCCCGCCACCACCCAGTTCGTCTTCACCTCCGATGCCCATTACGGCATCAAACGACCGGCCTTCAACGGCTACAGCAGCGGCTTCCAGGTTAACGGGGCGATGATCGGGGCGATGAACACCATGTCGGACGTGACCTTCCCCTGCACCGACGGCGGTGTCTCCGCCTGCCAGCAGGTCGGCCCGGTCGATTTCGTCGTCGAGGGGGGCGATATCGCCAACCGCTCCGAAGGGGCAACTAACCACCAGACCGCGGCGGTTTCATGGGCGCAGTTCAAGGCAGACTACATCGACGGCCTGACCCTGAAAAACAAAAACGGCCAACAGTCGCCGCTCTTCATCGTCCCCGGCAACCACGACGTCAGCAACGCGATCGGCTTTTACAAAGCGCCGCTCGATACGGCCGCCGGCCTCGATGCAACGTCATACGTCCAGATCTACAACCTGATGATGAAGCCGGCCAGCGAGCTGACGAACGCCGCCTTTGCCGGCGCCACCCCCAGCTTTGCGACCGCCGCGGCAAGCTATGCGCAGGACCGGATCTTCTACTCGAAGGATATCAACGGCGTGCACTTCATCTTCATCACCATGTGGCCGGACAGCACCGCCCGCGCCTGGATGGACAGCGACCTCGCCAGGGTCGGCGCCGACACGCCGGTGGTGCTCTTTACCCACGATCAGCCGGATATCGAGACCAAGCACCTCACCAACCCGAATGGCAGCCACGATATCAATGCCACCGACCAGTTCGAGAATCTCGTCACCGATCAGTCGCAGGATACCGACACCAACGGTAACATGACCGTCGATGCCCCGAGCACGACCGAGCAGCGCGCCCTGGTGGCCTGGCTCAAAACCCACCGGAACATCGTCGCCTATTTCCACGGCAACGACCACATCAATGGCGCCTTCACCTATACCGGCCCGGACAACGACATCGCCCTGAAAGTCTTCAGCGTCGATTCGCCGATGAAAGGGACGGTCTCGAAAACCGATCCGTCGCAGCTGATCTACAAGGTGGTTTCGGTGGATGCGGCGGCGAAGAAAATGACGGTGCGCGATTACCTGTGGAACATGAAACGGTGGGGCGCCTCCACCACCATCGACCTGACACCCCGCAGCAATTAG
- a CDS encoding methyltransferase family protein, with amino-acid sequence MKSIGESFAFRNRGKVGFVLAAPLVLLLLVSYPTVGENTTAGIALNVAGWLVFGLYVTFRLWATLFIGSRKDTELQSEGPYSITRNPLYFGTFCFALSTVLLLKSLTLAFVVLVGFFFYSRFVVRAEERFLAGKFGEQFARYCHGTPRFVPALSRFRSPETVTVSLRACRAEAKRLWTAFLFPVAVEIMLQLRMSAHWPHWFRLP; translated from the coding sequence ATGAAGTCGATCGGCGAATCGTTTGCGTTTAGAAACAGGGGGAAGGTGGGATTCGTGCTGGCGGCGCCGCTGGTGCTGCTGCTGCTGGTGAGTTATCCGACGGTGGGCGAGAACACCACCGCCGGCATCGCCCTCAATGTGGCCGGCTGGCTGGTCTTTGGCCTCTACGTCACCTTCCGTCTCTGGGCGACGCTGTTCATCGGCTCGCGCAAGGATACCGAGCTGCAGTCGGAGGGGCCGTACTCGATCACCAGAAACCCGTTGTACTTCGGCACCTTTTGCTTTGCCCTCTCTACCGTGCTATTATTGAAAAGCCTTACCCTGGCGTTCGTTGTGCTGGTCGGCTTCTTTTTCTACTCCCGTTTCGTCGTCCGGGCCGAAGAGCGGTTCCTGGCCGGCAAGTTCGGCGAGCAGTTCGCCCGTTACTGCCACGGGACGCCGCGCTTCGTCCCCGCACTTTCCCGCTTTCGTTCGCCGGAGACGGTGACGGTCAGCCTGCGCGCCTGCCGGGCCGAGGCGAAGCGGCTCTGGACCGCCTTCCTCTTTCCCGTTGCCGTGGAGATCATGCTGCAGTTGCGGATGTCCGCCCACTGGCCCCACTGGTTCCGGCTGCCGTAG
- a CDS encoding response regulator gives MRILLVEDDPMLGDALRHSLRQEGFTTDWARDAEEAELALATGEYGLLLLDLGLPGKGGLELLAELRKKESPLPVIILTARDAVADRIRGLDGGADDYLVKPFDADELAARIRALQRRQAGRAAPLVSHGPLLLNPATRELFCDGERVTLSAREYVILAALMERPGALLSRTALEERLYGWGEEVESNAVEVHIHNLRKKIGAGQIRTVRGVGYMLAGAP, from the coding sequence ATGCGCATTTTACTCGTAGAAGACGATCCGATGCTCGGCGACGCCCTGCGCCACTCGCTCCGCCAGGAGGGGTTCACCACCGACTGGGCGCGTGACGCCGAAGAGGCCGAACTGGCGCTCGCCACCGGCGAGTACGGACTTCTCCTCCTCGACCTTGGCCTCCCCGGCAAGGGGGGGCTCGAACTGCTGGCGGAGTTGCGGAAAAAAGAGAGCCCGCTGCCGGTGATCATCCTTACTGCCCGGGACGCCGTCGCCGACCGGATCAGGGGGCTCGACGGCGGCGCCGACGACTACCTGGTGAAACCGTTCGATGCCGACGAGTTGGCGGCCCGGATTCGGGCGCTGCAGCGGCGGCAGGCGGGGCGCGCCGCGCCGCTTGTCAGCCACGGTCCGCTGCTGCTCAATCCCGCCACCCGCGAGCTCTTCTGCGACGGCGAGCGGGTGACCCTCTCCGCCCGGGAGTATGTCATCCTGGCCGCCCTCATGGAGCGCCCCGGGGCACTTCTTTCCCGGACCGCCCTGGAAGAGCGCCTTTACGGCTGGGGCGAGGAGGTGGAGAGCAACGCCGTGGAGGTCCACATCCATAACCTGCGGAAGAAGATCGGCGCCGGGCAGATCCGCACCGTCCGCGGCGTCGGCTACATGCTGGCGGGTGCGCCGTGA
- a CDS encoding sensor histidine kinase, with product MTSINRRLLVLLLGGLLVAGLLAGAATYLKAREELDELFDYQLEQVARAFSRQESIAPLPSSGINYEEESEIAVQVWKGGTQLFSSHRGRTIPPQPPGIKTVYFRHHHWRVFVLRDAGRDIQVSQPIEARRELSVIFAARTIVPLLLTVPVLALLIWLAVRYALRPLTGIADELGRRSAASLDPLPDRELPDEIRPLVERLNDLLQRLTHAFDAQQRFVADAAHELRTPLTAVGLQLRVLERSAGEAERQEALARLKEGVDRAARLVGQLLALARLGPEAPSAVAPVDLAGLVGEVVAERARLALEKGVDLGITASESLTVTGEEEALRALVGNLVDNAVRHTPPGGTVDVAVRRAGNEAVIQVTDTGPGIPPAERERVFDRFYRRGKDGTGSGLGLAIVKSAVERHGGSIRLDAGAAGHGLQVTVEFPLAAAAPAEH from the coding sequence GTGACCTCAATCAACCGCCGGCTCCTGGTCCTGCTGCTCGGCGGCCTGCTGGTCGCCGGTCTGCTGGCCGGCGCCGCCACCTATCTCAAGGCCCGGGAAGAGCTGGACGAGCTGTTCGATTACCAGCTCGAACAGGTAGCCCGGGCGTTCTCCCGCCAGGAAAGCATCGCGCCGCTCCCCTCCTCCGGCATCAACTACGAAGAGGAGTCCGAGATCGCGGTGCAGGTCTGGAAGGGGGGGACCCAGCTGTTCTCCTCCCATCGGGGGCGGACCATCCCCCCCCAGCCGCCGGGGATCAAGACCGTCTATTTCCGGCATCATCACTGGCGGGTCTTCGTCCTCCGCGATGCCGGCCGCGACATCCAGGTGTCCCAGCCGATCGAGGCGCGGCGGGAACTGAGCGTTATCTTCGCCGCCCGGACCATCGTCCCGCTGCTGTTGACCGTCCCCGTGCTGGCTCTGCTGATCTGGCTGGCGGTCCGCTATGCCCTCCGGCCACTGACCGGGATTGCCGACGAACTGGGCCGGCGCTCGGCCGCCTCCCTCGACCCGCTCCCCGACCGCGAGCTGCCCGACGAGATCCGCCCGCTGGTAGAGCGGCTCAATGACCTTTTGCAGCGCCTTACCCACGCCTTCGACGCCCAGCAGCGCTTTGTCGCCGACGCCGCCCACGAGCTGCGCACGCCGCTGACTGCCGTCGGCCTGCAGCTGCGGGTCCTGGAGCGGAGCGCCGGCGAGGCGGAACGGCAGGAAGCCCTGGCCCGGCTGAAGGAAGGGGTCGACCGGGCGGCCCGGCTGGTCGGCCAGCTGCTCGCCCTGGCCCGGCTTGGCCCCGAGGCGCCTTCGGCCGTTGCGCCGGTCGACCTGGCCGGACTGGTCGGCGAGGTGGTCGCCGAGCGGGCGCGCCTCGCCCTGGAAAAAGGGGTCGACCTGGGGATTACCGCCAGCGAGTCGCTGACCGTCACCGGCGAAGAGGAGGCGCTCCGGGCGCTGGTCGGCAACCTGGTCGACAATGCAGTCCGCCATACCCCGCCCGGGGGGACGGTGGACGTGGCGGTGCGCCGGGCCGGAAACGAGGCGGTCATCCAGGTAACCGATACTGGTCCCGGGATTCCGCCGGCCGAGCGGGAGCGGGTGTTCGACCGCTTTTACCGGCGCGGGAAGGACGGGACCGGCAGCGGCCTCGGCCTGGCGATCGTCAAGTCGGCTGTCGAACGGCACGGCGGCAGCATCCGCCTCGATGCCGGGGCGGCCGGCCACGGCCTGCAGGTGACGGTCGAATTCCCCCTGGCCGCCGCGGCGCCGGCTGAGCACTAG
- a CDS encoding bifunctional DedA family/phosphatase PAP2 family protein: MGTINELLVNIEQYRLLGYAAVFLLSFLESLAFVGTVVPGALFVVFAGSLAAKGFFDLGDLFWFAAAGAILGDGVSFRLGRRSTIYFSETNRLFKPSRLARGQEFFARYGGASVLFGRFNGLIRAVVPFVAGVAGMAAGRFYLWNVSGAVAWAASHLVAGYLLGTAWRTVEVWTTRFGALLAALVLVILGVYLLKRFFVRRGRLLLAFAGSLLGSVGEAIITNPDVRTFVAAHPRLCAFLAQRFDRQRFAGLPLTLLGVSFLYVLLLLGGVIEDLLASDPIVAVDTRLDNLLFAFREPTMVKLFLWVSQLGRGTIVVAVALTVCGILALWRRQRYILPFLVTLGGSTATALLGKVAFQRPRPAGVAVYREWSYSFPSGHAVIATALYGFVVYLLWRRTAQWGQRLNIFFAGLVLMLALGFSRLYLGVHFLSDVLGGYLLGLLWLIIGVSFAEWRRAEWGPVSAAVPFRSRAAGAVLLVGLLAFFIRTGMRALPAILPANGAAAATVTVPAAAIAEGLSRNRLPPYTESIAGDKQQPLSLVVAAGNEGALTAALRSGGWLPVEPVSFTTVARAAWQALGGGFPPVAPVAPAFWAGRPNDFGFARPLALAGGKPGREEARFWRTPLRTNGAAVYVGVAERIVGYEWGLFPRLGADLDRARDDLVRSLAGSGVVAVSRKIALSPPMTGETLAGTPFFSDGAAWFVEIRP; encoded by the coding sequence ATGGGGACGATAAACGAGCTGCTGGTGAACATCGAACAGTATCGCCTCCTCGGCTACGCGGCGGTATTCCTCCTCTCCTTTCTCGAATCGCTCGCATTTGTCGGCACGGTGGTCCCCGGGGCGCTCTTCGTCGTTTTTGCCGGCTCGCTGGCGGCCAAGGGTTTCTTCGATCTCGGCGACCTGTTCTGGTTCGCCGCCGCCGGAGCCATCCTGGGGGACGGCGTCAGTTTCCGCCTTGGTCGGCGGAGCACCATCTACTTCAGCGAGACGAACCGGCTCTTCAAACCGAGCCGCTTGGCGCGGGGACAGGAGTTCTTCGCCCGCTACGGCGGTGCCAGCGTGCTGTTCGGCCGGTTCAACGGCCTGATCCGGGCCGTCGTACCGTTTGTCGCCGGCGTGGCCGGGATGGCGGCCGGCCGGTTTTACCTCTGGAACGTCAGTGGGGCCGTCGCCTGGGCTGCGTCGCATCTGGTGGCCGGTTACCTGCTCGGGACGGCCTGGCGGACCGTCGAGGTCTGGACCACCCGCTTCGGCGCCCTCCTGGCGGCGCTAGTGCTCGTGATACTCGGCGTCTACCTGCTGAAGCGCTTTTTCGTGCGCCGGGGCCGGCTGCTCCTCGCCTTTGCCGGTTCGTTGCTCGGCTCCGTCGGCGAGGCGATTATTACCAATCCGGACGTGCGCACGTTCGTCGCCGCCCATCCCCGGCTCTGTGCCTTCCTGGCCCAGCGGTTCGACCGGCAGCGCTTTGCCGGCCTCCCCCTCACCCTGCTCGGCGTCTCCTTCCTTTATGTCCTGCTGCTCCTTGGCGGGGTCATCGAAGACCTGCTGGCCAGCGATCCGATCGTCGCCGTGGACACCCGGCTCGACAATCTCCTCTTCGCCTTCCGCGAGCCGACGATGGTCAAGCTGTTCCTCTGGGTGAGCCAGCTGGGCCGGGGGACCATCGTCGTGGCGGTGGCGCTGACGGTCTGCGGCATCCTGGCGCTCTGGCGGCGCCAGCGTTACATCCTGCCGTTTCTGGTGACTCTCGGTGGCAGCACTGCCACGGCGCTGCTCGGCAAGGTCGCCTTCCAGCGCCCCCGGCCGGCGGGGGTTGCCGTCTACCGTGAATGGTCCTACTCCTTCCCGAGCGGGCATGCCGTCATTGCCACCGCCCTCTATGGCTTCGTCGTCTACCTGCTCTGGCGGCGGACGGCGCAGTGGGGACAACGACTCAACATCTTCTTCGCCGGTCTCGTGCTGATGCTGGCGCTCGGTTTCAGTCGGCTCTACCTGGGGGTTCACTTCCTGAGCGACGTGCTGGGGGGATACCTGCTTGGGCTGCTCTGGTTGATTATTGGCGTCTCGTTTGCCGAGTGGCGCCGCGCCGAATGGGGGCCGGTCTCCGCCGCCGTTCCGTTCCGCTCGCGGGCGGCGGGCGCCGTACTGTTAGTCGGGCTGCTGGCGTTCTTCATCCGGACCGGCATGCGTGCCCTGCCGGCAATCCTTCCCGCCAACGGCGCCGCAGCCGCCACGGTTACCGTCCCGGCGGCGGCGATCGCCGAAGGCCTCAGCCGCAATCGGCTGCCGCCTTACACCGAGAGCATTGCCGGGGACAAACAACAACCGCTCAGCCTTGTCGTCGCTGCCGGCAACGAAGGGGCGCTGACGGCGGCGCTCCGGAGCGGCGGCTGGTTGCCGGTCGAGCCGGTCTCGTTCACCACCGTGGCCCGGGCGGCCTGGCAGGCGCTTGGCGGCGGTTTTCCCCCGGTCGCTCCCGTTGCGCCGGCTTTCTGGGCCGGCCGGCCGAACGACTTCGGCTTTGCCCGCCCGCTGGCGCTCGCCGGGGGAAAGCCGGGGCGCGAGGAGGCGCGGTTCTGGCGGACTCCCCTCCGGACGAATGGCGCGGCGGTCTACGTGGGGGTGGCGGAGCGGATCGTTGGCTACGAGTGGGGGCTGTTCCCGCGCCTGGGGGCTGACCTCGACCGGGCCCGGGACGATCTGGTCCGGAGCCTGGCCGGCTCCGGAGTGGTGGCTGTCTCCCGCAAGATCGCCCTGTCGCCGCCGATGACGGGGGAGACGCTGGCCGGCACCCCGTTTTTCAGCGACGGTGCGGCCTGGTTCGTCGAGATCCGGCCGTA